The Plasmodium yoelii strain 17X genome assembly, chromosome: 4 genome has a window encoding:
- a CDS encoding PIR protein, with protein MFDEVCKSINAIDEFFVDDPNNLREYNSLNKLNMYFSYSNCSNDDPKLISEFIVLLSLFNGIDIGANLDSDKLVEYAILWLSYKLNQKTQNGTTKLDDFYTNNVAKNRCYDENIGTANNSKIKKDVIEKQIRSMDIDIKDISNFYDAFKSLCNMYSEIGAENYQCNKCLENAGELFEKYEKLKNALDINKGSSYYKLLSSLSNDYKKFENKYNKHACSSISPLVAYPRSSVTKNIIITIAIIFVAASILLGVSYKYSLFGFRKRFQKQKLKEQIKK; from the exons atgtttGATGAAGTG tGTAAATCAATTAATGCGATCGATGAATTTTTTGTTGATGATCCGAACAACCTGAGAGAATATAATTCTttgaataaattaaatatgtatttcTCTTATAGTAACTGTAGTAATGATGACCCAAAACTTATTTCTGAGTTTATAGTATTgctatctttatttaatggTATTGATATTGGTGCGAATTTAGATAGTGATAAACTTGTTGAATAcgctattttatggttaagttataaactaaatcaaaaaacaCAAAACGGAACGACCAAATTAGacgatttttatactaaTAATGTAGCAAAAAATAGGTGTTATGATGAGAATATAGGTACTGCTAATAACAGTAAGATTAAAAAGGATGTTATAGAAAAACAAATAAGATCGATGGatattgatattaaagatatatctaatttttatgatgcatttaaatcattatgtaacatgtataGTGAAATTGGTGCAGAAAACTACCAATGCAATAAATGTTTAGAAAATGCTGGAGAATtgtttgaaaaatatgaaaaacttaaaaatgctttagatattaataaaggaaGTTCTTATTATAAACTATTGTCtagtttatcaaatgattataaaaaatttgaaaataaatataataaacatgCATGTAGTAGTATCTCACCACTTGTAGCTTATCCACGAAGTTcagtaacaaaaaatataataattacaattgcaattatatttgttgcagcatcaattttattgggagtttcttataag tattcgttatttggatttcggaaacgatttcaaaaacaaaaattaaaagaacaaataaaaaaataa
- a CDS encoding PIR protein produces the protein MDNQICLRFDKLRNYLPDDFNISKSSDIHTLGSAKKYCPIADSENKCETNADKINAGFLWLFEQNIINRITDFKGSSDKKHKSFIIYIMIWLSYMLSLKKVNNINNLNEFYGVHIKDNTHYNTCIKKEKDCSNSLKDSTEYMNFKEFIEANKCLMDIKFEDVSNLYDAFKLLCEMYTGLSANNRTDKRYLNNAKDFVKKYNELNKHPNITKDSPYYQVLSTLSNDYNNFKKYCKNNKNDCNDIPSLSPIKIKENIVQSSAHDHVQNTGAISSSSSIANKLIPVLSIFAAIPIFVGIAYKYSLFGFRKRSQKHHLREKIKK, from the exons atggatAACCAAAta tgttTGAGGTTTGATAAACTGAGAAACTATTTACCCGATGACTTCAACATCTCTAAAAGTAGTGATATTCATACATTAGGGAGTGCTAAGAAGTATTGTCCTATTGCAGATTCAGAAAATAAATGTGAAACTAATGccgataaaataaatgctgGATTTCTATGGTTGTTCGagcaaaatattattaataggATTACTGATTTTAAGGGTTCTAGTGATAAAAAGCATAAAtcgtttattatatacattatgatatggttaagttatatgttaagtCTAAAGAAAGTCAATAACATCAACAACCTAAATGAATTTTATGGAGTGCATATAAAGGATAATACGCATTATAATActtgtataaaaaaagaaaaagattGTAGTAATTCATTAAAAGACAGTACggaatatatgaattttaaGGAGTTCATAGAAGCAAACAAATGTTTGATGGATATTAAATTTGAAGATGTATCTAATTtgtatgatgcatttaaactATTATGTGAAATGTATACTGGACTTAGTGCAAACAACAGAACAGATAAGagatatttaaataatgctaaagattttgttaaaaaatataatgaacttAACAAACATCCTAATATTACTAAAGATAGTCCCTATTATCAAgtattgtctacattatcaaatgattataataattttaaaaaatattgtaaaaataataaaaatgattgtAACGATATTCCATCCCTTTCAccgataaaaataaaagaaaatattgtACAAAGTTCTGCACATGATCATGTACAAAATACTGGAGCTatatcatcaagttcgtcgatagcaaacaaattaattccagttttatcgatatttgctGCAATACCAATTTTCGTGGGAAttgcttataag tattcattatttggatttcggaaacgatctcaaaaacaccatttaagagaaaagataaaaaaataa
- a CDS encoding PIR protein, translated as MDDKICRKFFSLRTSISDKLDNEKNYKITNEQPIKEYCTNGKCSNNIGKINAGCLFLFDSLFKDSSVFSYYTKNNINFVDYIIIWLSNMLSQIEDKENDSLKFFYTTYINNDKYTNPISGVEDHYSSYKDLIDKKNIMNMDMKIISKLYDAFNTLCMLYIEFDDKSPDCNKYLKYADEFDKKYKKLNKDPSITVNNSYNQLLCTLSTDYDNFKKKYSNVRSCESSPLPTIEKCVQSSELTSSQTFEVASSNSSITNKLFIVLSIFGAIAFFLGISYKYSLFGFRKRFKKQQIREKIKNIKKKMNQ; from the exons ATGGATGACAAAATa tgtagAAAGTTCTTTTCTCTAAGAACCTCGATTTCCGATAAATTGgacaatgaaaaaaattataaaataactAATGAACAACCTATCAAAGAGTATTGTACTAATGGCAAATGTAGTAATAATATCGGaaaaattaatgctggatgtttatttttgtttgatTCACTCTTTAAGGATTCTTCTGTGTTTTCgtattatacaaaaaataacatcAATTTTGTTGATTACATTATCATATGGTTAAGTAATATGTTAAGCCAAATCGAAGATAAAGAAAACGACAGtctaaaatttttttatactacatatataaataatgataagtATACAAATCCTATATCTGGTGTTGAAGATCATTATAGTAgttataaggatcttatagataaaaaaaatatcatgaATATGgatatgaaaattatatctaaattatatgaCGCATTTAATACATTATGTATGTTGTATATTGAATTTGATGATAAAAGTCCAGATTGCAACAAATATTTGAAATATGCTGAtgaatttgataaaaaatataaaaaacttaATAAAGATCCTAGTATTACTGTAAACAATTCATATAATCAACTATTGTGTACtttatcaactgattatgataattttaaaaagaaatatagtAATGTTCGAAGTTGCGAATCTTCACCCCTTCCGACGATAGAAAAATGTGTACAAAGTTCTGAACTAACTTCTTCACAAACTTTTGAGGTTGCATCATCAAATTCGTCGAtaacaaacaaattatttatagttttatcaatatttggtgcaatagcattttttttaggaatttcttataag tattcgttatttggatttcggaagcgatttaaaaaacaacaaataagagaaaaaataaaaaatataaagaagaaaatgaatcaataa
- a CDS encoding PIR protein yields MNRKVCQHFKSVWIYFPDELKNGNYDFLSNGQHFKKYCTNNICNNNLEKINSACLQLFNAFFGDYNAFTDNAKKKIDIVYYIIIWLSYMLSLKKDNGINKLNDFYTEHIEKNTHYIKKIESIHEYKCHKDIIDKKKELLDMDINDNIISELYVAFKSLYELYSTFSENTSNCAKCSNKANQFVEKYGKLYKDYNNIDSSPYRNILSTLSTDYNNLKNECKGVQDSNFPTLPEINTLQNTTKGPEKASATNSIHKSAQTSEQTVQTFDKNVQNSDVTSSSSSIVSKLIPVVSIFVAISFFLGISYKYSLFGFRKRSQKHLREKLKK; encoded by the exons ATGAATAGGAAAGTg tgtcaACACTTCAAATCTGTATGGATCTATTTTCCCGATGAATTGAAAAATGGAAACTATGATTTTTTATCTAATGGTCAACATTTCAAAAAGTATTgtactaataatatttgtaataataatctcgaaaaaattaattctgCATGTTTACAATTGTTTAATGCATTCTTTGGGGATTATAATGCGTTTACTGATAACGCAAAAAAAAAGATCGATATTGTTtattacattattatatggttaagttatatgttaagcCTAAAAAAGGATAACGGAATCAATAAATTAAACGACTTCTATACTGaacatatagaaaaaaatacgcattatattaaaaaaatagaaagtATTCATGAATATAAATGTCATAAGGACAtcatagataaaaaaaaggaattgTTGGATATggatataaatgataatattatatctGAATTATATGttgcatttaaatcattatatgAACTGTATTCTACATTTAGTGAAAACACGTCAAATTGCGCAAAATGCTCAAATAAAGCTAATcaatttgttgaaaaatatggaaaactTTACAAAGATTATAATAACATTGATAGCAGCCCATATAGAAACatattgtctacattatcaactgattataataatttaaaaaatgaatgtaaAGGTGTTCAAGATAGCAATTTCCCAACCCTTCCAGAGATAAACACATTACAAAATACTACAAAAGGTCCTGAAAAGGCATCTGCAACTAATTCTATACACAAATCTGCACAAACTTCTGAACAAACTGTACAAacttttgataaaaatgtaCAAAATTCTGATgttacatcatcaagttcgtcgatagtaagcaaattaattccagttGTATCGATATTTGTTgcaatatcattttttttgggaatttcttataag tattcgttatttggatttcggaaacgatctcaaaaacatttaagagaaaagctaaaaaaataa
- a CDS encoding PIR protein — translation MSANLCDVIKAIDDGIVFHRSSQNYTFNGSFTDKYCPDNKCDNDNIKISSAFIALLKFYKDFGDMKNLDSDKLAEYAILWLGHKVNQKTENRTTKLNDFYNNHIKTNSHYDQKKIGDSDSKININVIENKIKSMNIDIKDISNFYEVFKLLCKMGSEVGKKETQCNTCLKNAGEFYEKYEKLKNALDINKGSSYFQLWLSLSKDYDKFKEKYNTRGCSNIKFLETCSQSLVTKSPVTNCPVTTSPVTNSPATNCPATNCPATECPVTKNTLITIAIIFVAASTLLGVSYKYSLFGFRKRSQKQHLREKLKK, via the exons atgtctGCTAATCTG tGTGATGTAATTAAAGCAATCGATGATGGTATTGTCTTCCATCGAAGTTCTCAAAATTATACGTTTAATGGAAGTTTTACCGATAAGTATTGTCCTGATAATAAGTGTGATAATgataacataaaaattagttCTGCTTTTATAGCATTACTAAAATTTTATAAGGATTTTGGCGATATGAAAAATTTAGACAGTGATAAACTTGCTGAATAcgctattttatggttaGGTCACAAGGTGAATCAAAAAACAGAAAATAGAACCACCAAATTAaacgatttttataataatcatataaaaacaaatagtCATTATGATCAGAAAAAAATTGGTGATAGTGATAGTAAgattaatataaatgttatagaaaataaaataaaatcgatGAATAtcgatattaaagatatatctaatttttatgaagtATTTAAATTACTATGTAAGATGGGTAGTGAAGTTGGTAAAAAAGAAACCCAATGCAATACATGTTTAAAAAATGCTGGagaattttatgaaaaatatgaaaaacttaaaaatgctttagatattaataaaggaaGTTCTTATTTTCAACTATGGTTAAGTTTATCAAAAGATTATGACAAATTTAAAGAGAAATATAATACACGTGGATGTAGTAATATCAAATTCCTTGAAACTTGTTCACAAAGTTTAGTGACAAAAAGTCCAGTGACAAATTGTCCAGTGACAACTAGTCCAGTGACAAATAGTCCAGCGACAAATTGTCCAGCGACAAATTGTCCAGCGACAGAATGTCCAGTGacaaaaaatacactaattacaattgcaattatatttgttgcagcatcaactttattgggagtttcttataag tattcgttatttggatttcggaaacgatctcaaaaacaacatttaagagaaaagctaaaaaagtaa